Below is a window of Oncorhynchus clarkii lewisi isolate Uvic-CL-2024 chromosome 19, UVic_Ocla_1.0, whole genome shotgun sequence DNA.
tactaccccatctctgtaccccacacatacaattatctgtaaggtctctcagtcgaacagtgaatttcaagcacagattcactGGGCATTCCCAAAACATATGTATATAGATCCCGACTGATCCAAGAGGGCAACCGTTTACAAAGATTATCGCCAGAGAGTTTCATCTGGAAGCGGCGATATGGTGTAGAAAAACATTtgtgaatacattttaaattaatCAACTGGtgagatgttttttttaatgagaaAACATTGTTCCATATCATCTTCCAGTTCAACTGTTCTTCAAAACCTATTAGTTCTCTGTTCCAGATGGAAGTGACCGCAGGTGAACACTTGTCGATCGAGTTAAGTTTGGAGTAGAAAGTGGAGACCAGGCCAACAGATTTGGGAGTATTCAAAAGAGTCTCAACTAGGGGATGGGTGGCAATAAGGGAATCCCAGGACATTCCATATTCTTTGAAAGCCAAGCGGAGCATAAGGGGGGGAAAAAATAAGGAAGTCCTTGGGAGATTATATGATTCTTTGAAGTCTTGAAAAGTATGAAGACCTGAATTGTCAAAGATGTCACTGAGGATGAAAATATTTCTACTAGACAATTGATGAAAAACAAAGGGTTTTGAGCCTGATAAGTTTAGGTTATTGTCCATAATGGAGAATGGCTCTGAAAAGGGAATGAGATCATGAGATGTCTGTTGGCCTGTCTCCACACTTTAACTGCATTATCTATTATTGGACCCATTCGGAGACGTATAGATTTTTGCATTTAGCCAGAGAATAAGAGGCATTGTAGCCTAATGGGTTTTATTAATCTATGGGTATTTTCTGTTGAAAACAATTCCCATTTGTCTTTAATGCAGGGTTTGATCTAAAATGTCAGAAACTATCAAGTGGAATGGTTACTTTCTACGTTACAGAGTGGAATggtttttctgctggtgtatcctgaggtagcaGCTCTCCGAGAACCTCTTTCCGCAATGCGTACAGGTGAATGACCTTTCTTCCGTGTGGGccttcaggtgcatcttcagctgGTGCTGGCGGGaaaacctcttctcacactgggggcagctgtagggtttctcccctgtgtggaccctctggtgcctcttcaggttgcAAGCCTGGGCgaagcgcatgtgacactgggtacagctgaagggtttcaccCCTGTGTGGATCCTCTGAtggatctccaccttctgggagcagctgaagcctttgttacagaacatgcagaggaacggtttgtctttatttttacccgATGTGGCTCCCCCTCCCTGCGTCTTGGCACTTTGGTCTTTTGGGTTCAATACCTGATCGAAAAGGACGGAGCCATGTGAATCGAAAGGCACCAATGACGTGGACACTGGGTCACGATCCCTGAACACATGTAAAGGGGAGTGAGTGTCGACATTTAGATTTGTCTCTAAGCTTCCCCTGCAATCTAAGAAATCTCTGCCATGTGACTGTCCATCTCCTAGGTGACTATCTGCATTCCATGTAGGAGGAGTATCGccctccactttcacagtcaCCTCATCGACCACTATAACCTCCCCTTTCTTATCTAGGCACCCTtcagagtatacactactactgtaccgGTTCCAGTCCCCTCTAAACAGATCAGTCTGTGTCTCTAAACCCAAGGATATGTGGCCAGGGTTCATCTCTGTAGCGTAAGAACAAGACAGATCATCAATGCCAGTGTAGAACGCATCACCATCTCCATGGGAATTAACCGTCCTCTGGCTCTGGTGAAATACTGGTAAGTACTCTGTGCCAGGAGCAGCCAGTGgccccagccccagtctctctgggtctgatctgtggtcagaTCCTGTGTGTAAGAGCCTCTGTGTTACAGTTAAAGTCTCTGACTTGAGGACGTCGTTCAgcgttccactgacctccgtgatgcTGCGTCCGGTCCTGGCCTGGGGCGCAGCGTAAGCGGCAAGGTCCTCCGTGACTACAGGGTGCGCCACTCCAGCCGCTGCTCCAGACTGGATGTCTCTGCTGTGCTgtgggtcctcctctccttcattcctctcctgctTGACCCCAGGACCTGCAGCATCTGCATTTGCAGACTGATAAGCAGAGAGGAGGTTATTACCGGTACTTGAGTTGAATTGGATAACAATGTTGTAGAGAATTCTCACAAGCTCCCCTATGGCAGATAAATAAGGATGTACATGTAAGCAAATTAATAGCTGGGGGAGCCTTTCTGAAATAAACGTGTCACATTTTACATACTGTAATTTTTTATGTTACACTATGACACTAACCTCTATCACGATAACatgctgggttgaggttccactcccTTCATCTATAGCTATGGGTTGGTCATCTCTCCACACGTTGTGTCCCGCCGGCTTCACAAAGCTcctgtggcctccagtgagatgtccttcacctAAGAAAGTGATTGGGGGGTAAGTGGTGGTTAAGTCAAGTACTTTCAATGCTCAACACTATATTGTACACTCTTGACACTGTCTACAATTGGCAAAGTAAAATTTATCATAACTTCTTGATATactatttattgattgattgatgttccATGCATCACATTCTTTTTTATTGAGTATGATAATAGGACATTCAGTAAATCAAGAATCTGGTTAGAATATTGTGTCTTTGTGCaagaataatttgttcttaatttacCTGCCTGgtaaaaataaaggtaaaataaatataacACCTAATTAATGAGGTAAAGTATTGTATTCTATCTAAAAACTGACCAAGACTCAACTCTGGATAACACATCTGAACACATGCGCAACGGGAACGGGGCGACAGGCCCCGCAGTCTCTGCCTTCTGCTaaatgtacctcttgccattcctctgtatcggtcgaggatcttgacactaTTGGGACGACTGGCGACGACGTGCTGTCGCAAAGTTCTCTCTGCGCGCTCCCGTGCCACCTTCAATTCCAGTAGTTGTAGTTTCCTCCGCAATCCCCTGTTGTCTTTCTGGCTTTGAGtcatttccaaacgaaacactgcatagtcgtcgtctacgagtttacagatctctgccacggctgaattcgctagcacctccataatggaggctatttgattgtgaaaaaccatacagttagccattgttagctAACTATACCTAGATAACGTCTATCAACCAAGTCCCGTCTCCAATTCGTATGTGATGCTGTTAAGTTAATTAGTCATATTTAGAGTTACATCGTGTTAATAAACGTATAAATAACAGCAATAGAAAAAGCTAACGTAGAAATTGTTTTTGGTCATTGCTAACTTCCGTTTACACCGAAGAGAAAGGACGTTTTTGGCGTCATAGCTCATAGGGTGTGGCTAAATGAAAAGGAAACGGGTAATGCTACATCGAACCAACGAGTCATGATTTGTCGTTGCTATCTGGAATCCTTGGGACGTCGGCCACCCTTCCCTTACCCATTATattttcaacttcaatggggAAGGGACGTTCCAAAGATTCTAGATTGCAATGACCATTCATGTTCATTTTCTTGGAAGCTCAGCCTTGTTAAGAAAAAATACCGTAAATTATCTAAAAAGAATGTCTCGCTCTATCCCATCGGTGGCAAGGAAAGAAACCTATAGGTTTCAAGGAAGCCAACGAAACTAAGACCAATTttaatttaaaataataaacaagtAAATAAAAGTAAACATATCAAACGGACAGCACTATTTAACAGATTTTATCACCGTAGTAAAGGAACAGGTACCACTGTTTAAAAGGTGTTATAAAAAGAGGGGAACATATTTCTTATGAATAGAACATAAGCAAAACCAAATTCGGAGAAATGTTGTGTTACACTTCAATTACAGTGTTTTGGCTATGCCAACATACCAAACAACAGGTCTGTGTATCATGTGAGAACGTAAGCGTACCTTGAGCCCTATACTAGATGGTTTGAGGAGTTAGCGAGGTAACTGGTCAACTCTTGAGTTCCATTCGGGATAACAGGTACAAcgaaagtggctcaccttttagccatGTACATTTCTATGCAACGACTCCTTCAGAATGAACCTGTTCccgggcaggctaactcagggctaactccatttgtgatgaatgagctgCGAGTTGAGCACCAATTAACTTTTATTTCCTACCTCTCACAAAGATTGCGTCAGCATCCCCTTCATTTGAGGAATATGACagattaaatattttattaataaaaaatgtttttgtaaaaaaaataatgttatgttataataCCAATCATATTACACATATAGTAATGACAATGTATTTGAAACTTCACGCACAGTAAAACTTGTGTTTGATTTAATACAATTATTTGTATTGATAGAAGTGAaaaggtcgcagttgtaaatgagaacttgttctcaactggcctactggttcaataaaggtcaaatatacatatattttaaaTGAACGATtaagtaataaaataaagacgGCACATCAACAAGCCTATTTCGCACCGTggcctgctgaatttgcaagataaCTCTTCTTTCATTTTGATTTAGGCACACATGAAAATGTGCGACATGCACGCGCAGTTACAAGTCTGCTAGAGTCAGCCGCAGGCGGACGAGCAATATCAACTGTCATAGTATGGATGAAACCTGAGCTGAagtgtgaagctaactgaagcaggCTAGCTTTAGAAAACCTTGAGTAGATCTAGCTTCAATCATAGCATACCCATCCGATGCACAACTGAGGGACTtagtaatacaaaaaaaaaactattgcCCCCAATACACTTCACATGATAACTATAATAAGGTTCCCAGATCTCAAGCCACACTGCTACGATTTCTCCCCGTTTTGGACACAGTCGGATACGGATAGTCAGGAAGAAGCTCTTTTAACATAGTTTGCACTTGAAGGGCTTTTCCTTGGTGTGAACGCCTCTTCACATACTTCGCCTCAGTGAAGGATTCCCACGTGCACGGCTTGTTGACGTCGATCCCAATAATTGGCCTCCCACGTTGTGAGGTGATAGAAACAGGAGCCAGTCTTTGAGCTCCCTCGAACTCTAGCCATTGTTATTGGGATTGTGTGATGGAAATTTGTCTTCTGCTTTTATCCAACacctgatatacacacacacacacatacatacatacaaacacattaAGTTGTAGAGGTTGGAGCAGAGAGCAGCCGCAGTGCACCGTCCAATGAGCAGTTTAGggggttaagttccttgctcaatgGAACATCAGTGGTAGGTGGCACCTGAGATGTTGATGCCGGCAACCGGACTCCCCGCCAGATGTGTTCTGTGTGGCTCGGTCCTGGTTCTGAACCTGGAAGGAAGAGTGAACAAAAAAATATGCATGAGAGGTGGATGACCTGGGGAGCTCTTGAGTTACCGGAACGCATTAAATGCTAACTGGGGTAAGTATGTGATGCTGTGCAGTTAAATTAGTCATATTTTGAGTTCCAGCGTGTTCATAAATAACAACGCTAATGTGGAAATTGTTCTTGGTCACTTTTCAATGAAAAACGTACTCGCGCTGTTCTTTGAAATAAGATACTGCATATAACATTACACATCAAATTATGTGTTATCACTGTCTTTAAAGCTGAGCGCACACTCGTTTAGAACAAAAAGTGTGTTAGCAACTCTCATAAAAATAGGTATTCACAATCCAATTTCAAATAGCAAGTTAACAAAGGGTTAATGAGAGTATGTATGTGGTTAATTACCCTCTTACCCCAAGACACTTAACATGCCACACTGCTACGATTTCTCCCCGGTGTGGACACTCCTATGTCTGATCAGGTTAGTCAGGAAGGAGAATCTCTTGTAACATCATTTGCACTTGAAGGGCCTCTCCTTGGTGTGAACGGCCTGGTGCCTCTTCACATAGTTCGCATGAGCGAAGCGCTTCTCACAGGTGGGGCAGGCGTACGGCATGTCGGCGTCCGTTCTAATGCTCGGCCTCACACGCTCTGACCCAGTGGCACCAGAGGTAGAAACAGGAGCCACCGCCCACAGGTGGTTAGTTTTGAGCTCCCTCCCTGACTTCTAGTCATTGTTTGGGTGTTGTTGGGATTGTGTGCTGTGTTATAGGCTAGGTACCTCTTGTGACGAACGCCCATCCTGACCCTGTCTGTATTTGTGGCGTAACCATGAGGTAACTGAGGAAGGTTAGACCCAGGTCCAGGCTTTCTATGAACCCAGTCACCAGGCATTAGGCGGGATCCCATCAGGGGGGTCTCCCACTACTCTCTGTGAAGGCTGAAGCCCAGGGTGACCTGCTCTGTTCATCATGGATACTGTGGTGTTTGTATCATAGGAACAGGAGGGTCTATCTCTATCAGCTCCAGGCCCTGCTTCATCCCGGCACTGAGACTGTAAAGAGAAGGGTCTGGGCTGCAgactggatccctgactggagcctctgtctctctgatgaccaccaggactgaggttgttcagtccacctgtccactggttgtgttctgtgtagtggttgttgtggaGTCTCTGTCCCTCACGATTGGGCCCTGGTTCCGACTTGGGAAGAGAAACGGCTCCTGACCCAGGGTCCAGTCCGGGACCAGGATTTGTGATCAGCAGCTTCAGAAGTCCAGTCTCTCCCGCCAGCAACACCGGATATCAGCAGGTCTTCGTGGACTGCAGATAAAGATGATACTTTTCTGTACAAAGGTTTATATAAGAAACTCTTTGctgtacacacagaaacatgACACTATATTATAAAATGTTAACCACAGTCAAGCCAAACTATAACACTGTGATTCAAGTACCTAACAATATGGAGCCATTGGaaattattataaaaaataaaatgcacCATACAGTGAatctggaaagtattcagaccccttaatttTTTccagttacgttacagccttattctaaaaaaaaattTATTccacagcaatctacacacagtaccccatagaCACAGCAAAAACATTTgtgttatgtttaaaaaaaaataacataactgaaatatcacatttacataagcattcggactagtactttgttgaagcacctttggcagcaattacagccttgagtcttcttgggtatgatgctacaagcttggcacacctgtatttggggagtttctcccattgttctctgcagatcctctcatgctctgtcatattggatggggagcgtccctgcaaggctattttcaggtctctccaaagatgttagatcaggttcaaatacgggctctggctgggccactcaacgacattgagacttgtcccgaagcgaCAACTGcatggtcttggctgtgtgcttaggatcgttgtcctgttggaaggtgaaccttcgccccagtctgaggtcctgagcactctggagcaggttttcatcaaggatctctctgtactttgctccattcatctttccctcgatcctgactagtctcccactccctgccactgaaaaacatccccacagcatgatgctgccaccaccatgcttcgccgtagggatggtgccagatttcctccagacgtgacacttggcattcaggccaaagagttcaatctggtttcatcagaccagagaatcttgtttctcatggtctgagagtcctttaggtgccttttggcaaactccaagcaggctgtcatgtgccttttactgaggattggcttctgtctggccactaccataacggcctgattggtggagtgctgcagagatgggagaaccttccagaaggacagccatctccacagaggtactctgcagctctctcagagtgaccatcgggttcttggtcacctccctgaccacggctcttctcccctgattgctcagtttggccgggtggccagctctaggaagtcttggtggttccaaacgccttccatttaaaaattatggaggccactgtgttcttggttaccttcaatgctgcagatattttttggtacccttccccagatctgtgccgtgacacaattctgtctcggggctctacggacagttccttcgacctcatagcttgaatcttgcgctgacatgcactgtcaattgtggtaccttatatagacaggtgtgtgcctttccaaatcaaaaaCTAAgtcccagattttttttttttttacaaatcagtCAGCACACAGTCAATTTAGTCTTTAATTTGAGCAAAACTGTCATGCACTCTCACACGGGACTTTGACACATCTTCACTACTACATAAATAATTTATTAGAATACTTTGGAAAAGGTTCAACACTACACACATCTTCACTAATTCATGTCAAGTAAACATGAAATAAGGCACTATCTTTATCTCACTATGAAACACCATCAACCTAAAAGGGAATTAGTTGTCACTTCATCAGTGAAGCATTTTTACAGACACCATCACAACAACCATCACCTTATCATACTAATTCTTTCCTCATGTCACCGCAACAAGTTCCCTATGATATCAAAAACCAAAATAATTAACTACCaacaaactatactgaacaaaaatataaacacacatgtaaagtgttggtctcatgtttcatgagccgaaataaaagatcccagaaatgttccatgcgcacaaaaagcttatttcactcaaatgttgtgcacaaatttgtttacattcctgttagtgagcattcctGCTTTGCTAACATAATCCAtacatctgacaggtgtggcatttcaagaagctgattaaacagcatgatcattacacaggtgcaccttttgctggggacaataaaaggccactctaaaatgtgcagttttgtctcacaacacaaagccacagatatctcacgttttgagggaagatacaattggcatgctgactgcagcaatgtccaccagagatgttgccagagaattgaatgttaatttctctaccataagctgcttccaatgtcgttttagataatttggctgtatccaactggcctcaaccagaccacgtgtaaccacgccagccctccacatccagcttctccacctgcgggatcatctgagacgagccacccggacagctgatgaaacggaggattactgtctgtaataaagcccttttgtgaggaTAAActccttctgattggctgggcctggcaccCCAGAGGATTAGCCTGGCTCCCAGGTGGGgaggcctatgccctcccaggcccatccatggctgcacccctgcccagtcatgtgaaatccatagattagggcctgattaattcatttcaattgactgatttccttatatgaactgtaactcaccCAATTGTTGCAtgatgcatttatatttttgttcagtataactaGTACTACATTACATTTCACTATACATGGGCCGTGTGCATTTTCTGCTagtgtatcctgaggtagctcctATCTGAGAACATAGGCAAATGGCCTCTCTCCTGTGTAGATCTTCAGGTGGGGAAGCTGGGGAAGGTGTAGGATTTCTCCCCTGGGTGGACCCTCTTCAGGTTGGTTGAGTCTGAGAAACTAGCCTGGCACAGGTGGCAGCTGAAcgatttctcccctgtgtgcatcCTCTGGAGGATCTCCACCTGTTTGGGGAAACTGAAGGCTTTCCCACAGAATGAAAACGGTAAGAGCTTCTCTTTGGCGCCACCACCTTTACTTATTCCATCTGTATTACTGTCATTTGTCAATGGGCTTGTCTAACCATTTAGTGTTGATGCACTGGCATTTTCTGAGGTCTGGTTAAACAttaggagagtgtgaggaggTCGAAGGCCAGGGAGTGTCTGTGTTGTCACAGGGTCCATGTTCCAGTTGATAGATCCTATAGAAGGCAGGCTGAAGGCAGCACCTGTTAGGGGGTCAACCTCATGCGCCATCACTCTGTCTGAAACACAATTATAGGAGCAGGACGGAGCATCGCTTGCCGAGTCTGTGTCTGTTCTCACCCGCTGCATACGGACACTTCCTTGTCCCCGCAGACCAAATCTATGCCTCGCCCTGGTCTCAGCCAGTCTGTTATCATGGAGAGTAAGTTCGGATGTTGATTTCTGTTCGATTGTCTGTTtctggttgtggttaacagtgttgTTCCCCGGCCCAGAGTTGATTACACTGTCCCATCCACTGACCTCCACTATGTCGCCTCTGGTCCTGGCCTGCTCGGTTATGTTGTCCCCTGGGCCATTGGCTGCACCTGTATGGGAATCCAAGATGGCCTCCCAGTCTCCTCTGTTAGCTTCCAGCCAACCATCTACAGGAAAATGTTACTGTCCAGACTTAACAAACATGACACATGGATGGATTTTTAGACATGGATTTTTAGTGTGTTATTTGCCTGGTGATGTCTGACTTATGTTgagatacactgagtgtacaacacattaggaatatcttcctaatattgagtgacACCCCCATTTCCTTTCAGAACAGCCACAATTTgttgaggcatggactctacaaggtgtcgaaagcgttccacagggatgctggcccatgttgacgccaatgttgtgtcaagttggctggatgtcctgtgggtggtagaccattcttgatacactcaGGAAACcattgagcatgaaaaacccagcagcgttgcagttcttgacacactcaaaccggtgcgcctggcacctactaccataacctgttcaaaggcacttaaatattttgtcttacccaccctctgaatggcacacatacacaattcatgtctcaattgtctcaaggcttaaagaacccttctttaacctgtctcctccctttatCTACACGGATTAAAGTGGatataacaggtgacatcaataagggatcctaattttcacatggtcagtctatatcatggatagagcaggtgttcctaacgATTTGTACACTTGGTGTACacatttcagttttgtattttataCAAATTGAATTGATATTGTTTAATAAATGAAGTACTCATATTGTTTCATATGAGTTTAATAGAAAATGAATAGCCAGGCACATTAGTATTCCCATTGAAGATctattactgtatgtaggctatatgtatttctcccttaccttgctcccccatctttagtccactcagcagGTCAATGCTCTCTGGTCCGTCTTCTATTGTCTCCTCTTTGACTAGCAGCAGATCAGGCATCCCATCCTCCATGTTTACTGActgtaagagatacagagaggatgTTAGATCAATAATTCTGATATGAGCACCGTGCTATGGAGCATCTTCTGATTGGGCAATGAGGGATTGCTATTAATACTATGCAAACGTGTTAGTTGATTTGAGTACTTGACActctttaaagggatagtttgtgATTTTGGAAATTATCTACTTCCTCAGTCAGATTAAcctgtggataccatttttacgTCTCTGCGTCCAGTATGCAAGAAGTTAGAGGCAATTTCGCGAGCCAGCTTAGCGCAAAGACTGGAAGTCTTCAGGTACAGCTAGCATGTAACTTTAAAGAGTGTCAAGTAATAAAATCAACGAATAATTCAAAGGCATCGTCCCAcacttaaaacaaaaataatcaAGTCCTGGGCACCTAGTCTCAGAGTACAAGTGATAATCTAGGATCTTTCCAAATAGaaaaggcaaaactgctcctaGATCTGCAAACCTACTCTGACACATTTTGTGGATATGGGTCCTGACCTAATACCATACAGACAGTAAGTAGTTCACAGTGGGCTCACCTCAgtgtgtgtggtcctgtgctgctcagctagttcctctgtgggttcaggaggaggtgtagtttggttgtcctccatgaccatgttccccagaccctcctcacacccctcctccttcatccgcagcacctctggaccctcctcctcctggaagaGAGACGTGATGcagattacacagacatacactccctcaggtacatacacacagataataaacacactttcaacatggagtgtttacccatccccactatttttgagtcctatactgtagttatataatgaCTTCATTGTTGTTAAACCCATCATGGTGGACATAAATATGATGATGTAGGTAAAAACAAGTCAGCTATGATAAGTCAAAAGTCATCATCAGAAAAACCTGACTAAACTATAATGACGTGTACAGtaggtgtttgttagtgtgtgggtatgtgtaggTATATTTAGTAAGTGTATATTGGTTATAAAGCACTGTTGTATGTATGCAGAATAGGGTGAGATCAGATGTGATGTATACTAAAGAGAGTCTCAATGAAAGTCTTAGAATGAAAAGTCACATTTTGTGTTTATTAAACATAAACAAGTGTTAAATATATCATATGAAAACCACACATACACATCAACAAAAACAACTGCATTCATTCAAGTGTCTTGGGGGGACAAAAATAAGTTGTTGAATGGAAGCAATGAAAAGGGCATTTGTGAAAATCGTATAGActacacagtacaaacacaataTGTATCAGACTTTAGGCTTATATGCCTTATATATCACACAATGTCTGGATTCAATATTCTACCCAGTAATATTGAACACTGAAATCTGTTACTCTCATTATTCCAaattcatctgtggatcttttctACTGACAACAATGAAAATAAATCTTTGTCTTTAATGTAGGGTTTGATCTAAAAGTCAGAAGCTGTTGGGTGGAATTTTTACTTTCTATGTTATACAGTGGAATGGTTTTTCTGCTGGTGTGTCCAGAGGCAactcctctctgagaacctccTCCTGCAGTGCATACAGGTGAAgggcctctctcctgtgtggaccctctggtgcctcttcaggtcaccagcctgggcgaagcgcatgtgacactgggtacagctgaatgGTTTCTCACCTGTGTGGACCCTATGATGCCTCTTCAGGGTGCCAGCTTGGCTGAAGCacatgtgacactgggtacagctgaagggtttcaccCCAGTGTGGATCCTCTGGTGGACCTCCACCTTCTGGAggcagctgaagcctttgttacagaacatgcagaggaaccgtttCTCTTTACTATTGCCTGATGTGGCTCCCCCTCCCTGAGCCTGAGCTCGAGCCCTGTTGtttgagttcaatacctgatTGAAAAGGATGCGGCCGTGTGAATCGGAAGGTGCCATCGACTTAGACACTGGGTCGCGATCCCTGAACGCATGTAAAGGGGAGTTGGTTGCGACATTTAGATTTGTCTCTAAGCTCTCCCTGTAGTTTAAGAAGTCACTAGTGTTGCCCTGCGAGTGTCCTTCTAACTGAGTCTCGTCTGCATTCCATGTCAGAGGAGTGTCGCCCTCCACTTTTACCTCATCTACGACCAGACCCTCCCCTTTCTTATCTAGGCACCCTTCAGAatatacactactactgtactggttcCAGTTCCCTCTCATTGGATTAGTCTGTGTATCTAAGCCCACAGGTATGTCACCAGGTATCATCTCTGTCCCTGTAGAGTATGAACAGGATGGATCATTGCCAGTCTGTAACGAGTCACTTGGGTCCTGATGAGACAAAACTGTCCTCGGGCTCGTGTTACCATAAAGTAAATGCTCTGAGTGGGGAGCAGGAGGACAGCCCAG
It encodes the following:
- the LOC139374799 gene encoding uncharacterized protein isoform X1, encoding MDNGMVFHTQIASIMEVLANAAVAEICKLVDDDYAVFRLEISQSQKENRGLRRKLQQLELKVARERVLASRPSSVKILDRYRGMARGEGHLTGGHRNFVKPAGHGTWRDDQPITVDEGSGTSTQHVIMIEKGSPQLFTSFHLHRPAVKLERSEGEEDPWHSRNIQTGTAGVHPVATEDPTTATVQPRTQHSITEVSGTPEVSGTQNVFLKSETDIETLTVLDRLGCPPAPHSEHLLYGNTSPRTVLSHQDPSDSLQTGNDPSCSYSTGTEMIPGDIPVGLDTQTNPMRGNWNQYSSSVYSEGCLDKKGEGLVVDEVKVEGDTPLTWNADETQLEGHSQGNTSDFLNYRESLETNLNVATNSPLHAFRDRDPVSKSMAPSDSHGRILFNQVLNSNNRARAQAQGGGATSGNSKEKRFLCMFCNKGFSCLQKVEVHQRIHTGVKPFSCTQCHMCFSQAGTLKRHHRVHTGEKPFSCTQCHMRFAQAGDLKRHQRVHTGERPFTCMHCRRRFSERSCLWTHQQKNHSTV
- the LOC139374801 gene encoding uncharacterized protein gives rise to the protein MANCMVFHNQIASIMEVLANSAVAEICKLVDDDYAVFRLEMTQSQKDNRGLRRKLQLLELKVARERAERTLRQHVVASRPNSVKILDRYRGMARGEGHLTGGHRSFVKPAGHNVWRDDQPIAIDEGSGTSTQHVIVIESANADAAGPGVKQERNEGEEDPQHSRDIQSGAAAGVAHPVVTEDLAAYAAPQARTGRSITEVSGTLNDVLKSETLTVTQRLLHTGSDHRSDPERLGLGPLAAPGTEYLPVFHQSQRTVNSHGDGDAFYTGIDDLSCSYATEMNPGHISLGLETQTDLFRGDWNRYSSSVYSEGCLDKKGEVIVVDEVTVKVEGDTPPTWNADSHLGDGQSHGRDFLDCRGSLETNLNVDTHSPLHVFRDRDPVSTSLVPFDSHGSVLFDQVLNPKDQSAKTQGGGATSGKNKDKPFLCMFCNKGFSCSQKVEIHQRIHTGVKPFSCTQCHMRFAQACNLKRHQRVHTGEKPYSCPQCEKRFSRQHQLKMHLKAHTEERSFTCTHCGKRFSESCYLRIHQQKNHSTL
- the LOC139374799 gene encoding uncharacterized protein isoform X2 — encoded protein: MDNGMVFHTQIASIMEVLANAAVAEICKLVDDDYAVFRLEISQSQKENRGLRRKLQQLELKVARERVLASRPSSVKILDRYRGMARGEGHLTGGHRNFVKPAGHGTWRDDQPITVDEGSGTSTQHVIMIESAEAAGPAVKLERSEGEEDPWHSRNIQTGTAGVHPVATEDPTTATVQPRTQHSITEVSGTPEVSGTQNVFLKSETDIETLTVLDRLGCPPAPHSEHLLYGNTSPRTVLSHQDPSDSLQTGNDPSCSYSTGTEMIPGDIPVGLDTQTNPMRGNWNQYSSSVYSEGCLDKKGEGLVVDEVKVEGDTPLTWNADETQLEGHSQGNTSDFLNYRESLETNLNVATNSPLHAFRDRDPVSKSMAPSDSHGRILFNQVLNSNNRARAQAQGGGATSGNSKEKRFLCMFCNKGFSCLQKVEVHQRIHTGVKPFSCTQCHMCFSQAGTLKRHHRVHTGEKPFSCTQCHMRFAQAGDLKRHQRVHTGERPFTCMHCRRRFSERSCLWTHQQKNHSTV